The sequence ATCAGTTCCAGATACGAGTACTGGTTCATGAAATTTTTTAGGAATTTGAAACATTGCTCCAAACCCACCTATACCAGCTAAAACATCATTTCTATGAGTACGTGCTGCCATTGGCTTAATAATATCAACCATAGAGTCACCAACTTCTATATTTACACCAGCATCACGATATGTCATTGATTTTAATTTTGTTTTATTCATTAATACACCACCAAAAATATAGTTGTTTAATATTAGTATGTGAAATAATATTATTAAATATTGCTATGAAATAATCTATAGAAGTCATAATAAATACGATATGTTGTAATAGTACAATAATCAATTATGTTATTATTATATTATATATAAATATATTATATATATGAAATATTATGCATAAATTTATAAAAAAGTATATATTAATTGATTTTAATATGATTAAATTATTTTTAAATCTTATTTAAAAATAATTTAAAAAATTTTATTAATAATTGTTTAAGAAAAACAAATGAGTAGCCAATTATTACTCGATATTTTAAAAACACCAAAACAAACATTTAAAAATTATATTGTTGGAAAAAACAGTGAAGCTTTATCTGCCATAAAGAATATTTCTTCAGGTAGAGCAATATATTTATGGGGACCTTCTGGATCTGGAAGAACTCATTTATTAAAAGCAATACAACATGAAACAAATGGTATTTATTTTAATCATATTTCTAAAATAGATTCTATAAAAAATATTTTAGAAAATGAAAATAATCAAAATTTTTCTAAATTTATATTAATAGATAATGTACATCTTTTTGATAAAACAAGACAGTCATTATTATTTACTTTATATAACAAATGGCGTGAAATCGCAACAACTACTAATGCTTTTACAATTACATTGTCTGGTAATTTATCTCCAATGTTTATGCATGTAAGAGAGGATATTAGAACAAGATTAGGATGGGATCTTATTTTTAGATTAGAACCTTTATCAGACTCTGATAAATATACAGCATTAAAGACTCAAGCTGAAGAAAGAGGATTAAAAAATATTGATAATGTTCTCCAATGGATGTTAAATCATTATGAAAGAGACATTAGAAAACAAATCATAGTATTAGATGCTTTAGATCGTTATTCTCTTGAAACTAGAAAACCAATAACTATTTCTTTATTGAGAAATATGCTTTTATCACAAGGAATTTATTTATTATGAAATATAATAATTTAGTTTTATTTGATTTAGACAATACTTTAATCCCTATTGATAGTGATTATCAATGGGTAAATTTTTTAGCTGATAATAGCGATATTTCTAAACTAGATGCTAATAAAATAAAAGATACAAATAATCAATTAATGAATTTATACAATAAAAATCAATTAAAAGCTGATCAAACTGCTAAATTTATGTTAAGTTTATTAGCAAAGATTGATGTTGTAAAATTAGCTGAATTACATGAAATTTTTATGTTAAAAATTATTAGACCAGCAATTAAAAAAAATGCAATTTCATTAGTAAAAAATCATTTAAAAAATAATGATATATGTGTAATAGTCACAGCAACAAATGAATTTGTAACATATCCTATAGCAAGAGCATTTGGTATCCAAAATTTAATAGCTACAAAACTGGAATATAAATTTGGTAAATATACTGGTAATTTAGATGGTATTATAAATTTTCAAGAAGGAAAAATTCATAATGTAAATAAATGGCTAGAACAATTTGGTCAAAAAATTAGTGATTTTAAATGTTCCTATTTTTACAGTGATTCCTTAAATGATTTACCTTTATTAGAAATAGTAACACATCCTATTGCTACAAATCCAAGTTTAGAATTACGTCAATTAGCAACAAAACGTAATTGGAAAATAATTGATTTATTTACTGATGAAGATAAGAATATATAATGAGCAGTATAATAACAAAATTTTTTAATAAAATTTATAATTTTTGTAATAATAAAAAAGAAAAAATTATATATAGTAAAAATCATAAAATAAATATATCATTAATATCAAAAAATGCTATAAAAATTTGTAAAAAATTAAGAGATTGTGGCTATGAAGCATATATAGTTGGTGGTGCTATAAGGGATATTTTAGTAAACATAAAGCCGAAGGATTTTGATATAGCTACTAATGCAACTCCAGATGAAGTAAAGTGCATTTTTAGAAAATCTAGAATTATTGGCAAAAGATTTAAAATAGTGCATGTAATAATGAATCAAGAATTAGTAGAAGTTTCAACATTTAGAACATTACCTTCTTCTAAACAAATATTGGATAAATTTGGTCGTATTATAAGAGATAATAATTTTGGTTCACAAAAAGAAGATGCTGAGAGAAGAGATTTTACTATAAATGCATTATACTACGATCCTATAAAAGAAGATATAATAGATTTTCATAATGGATTTAAAGATTTAAAAAATAAAAATATAGTTATTATAGGAGATGCTGAGAAAAGATATAGAGAAGATCCTATTAGAATGCTTAGAGCATTCAGATTTGCATCAAAATTAAATGCAAAAATTTCAGATAATACTCTGAAACCTATACGAAATTTAGGTTTTTTATTAAAAAACATTCCATGTTCAAGATTGTTAGATGAAATTATAAAAATATTTTCTAGTGGACAAGCAGTAAAAAATTTAGATTTTTTAATAAATTTTGGATTATACCAGCAAATATTTTTATATGTAGATAAAAAAAATTATAAAGAATTTTTAAATATAGTTTTAAGTTATACAGATAAAAGAGTATTAATAGGAAAAAGTATCAATCCAAGTTTTTTATTAGCATCTATATTATGGCCATTAGTATATGATTTATGGCAAATTATTCAAAAAAAAGAAAAATATATTCCTGCATTAGTCATAGCAACTAAACAAATATTAGAAAAGCAAAATAAGAAAATGAATTTACAGCAAAAATTTTGCTCTGAAATTAGAGAAATTTTTTTTATGCAGCCAAGATTTGAAAAAATAAATAAAAAAAATATATCTAAAATGATTAAACAAAATAAATTTCGAGCTGCATGCAATTTTTTTCTATTACAATCTATATTTATGAAAAAAAATTTGCAATTGGCAAATTGGTGGATGTTATTAGCCAATTCTAATGAACTAGAAAAAGAAAAAATGATTCAAGAAATTTTTAATAATAAAAATCTTTTAATAACAAATAATTGTCATAAAAATGCTTTATCATAAAATACACACTGTATATTTAAGTTTGGGATCAAATTTAGGAGATAGTCTTTTTACAGTAAAATTGTCTATTATATATATTCAAAATATACAAGGTATTTTAACCTGTAAAAGTTCCCCTTTTTATAAAACAGAACCTATAAACTCTACAGGATCATATTATATAAATACAGTATTAATGATTAAAACTACTTTATCTCCTCATATTTTATTAAAAAAATTGCAATTTATTGAGAATTTACTTGGAAGAGTAAGAAATTTTAAAAATGAACCTAGAACAATAGATATAGATATATTACTTTATGACAATTTAAAAATCAAAACAAAAAAACTTATAATACCTCACCCTTTAATGCACTTAAGATTATTTGTTTTAAAGCCTTTATTTGATATCAATCCTTTAATTAAATTACCTATGGGAAATATTCATATATTTTTAAATAAAACAAAAAATCAGTTAATTGAAAAAATATAAATATTTTTAATATGAGATTAACTAAATAACATTATTATATCATTTTTAACATTAATAAAATCAAATAAAATATATGATCACTTTTCAAAATTTAATATTTAAATTACAAAATTACTGGGATCAAAATGGTTGTTCCATATTACAGCCATATGATATGGAAGTAGGAGCAGGAACATCACATACAGCTACTTTTTTAAAATCAATAGGTCCAGAACCATGGCATGCAGCTTATGTACAACCATCTAGAAGACCAAAAGATGGAAGATATGGTAATAATCCTAATAGATTACAAATGTATTATCAATTTCAAGTTGTATTAAAACCAGCACCTGTTAATATCATTGATTTATATATAGAATCATTGAAATATATAGGAATTGATACTAATAATGATATTAGGTTTGTAGAAGATAATTGGGAAAACCCCACTTTAGGTGCATGGGGTTTAGGTTGGGAAGTATGGCTTAATGGAATGGAAGTAACTCAATTTACCTATTTTCAACAAGTTGGAAGTTTAGAATGTATTTTAACTACTGGGGAAATTACATATGGTTTGGAAAGAATAGCAATGTATATTCAAGGTGTGGATAATGTTTATGATATTATTTGGAATGTTAGAAAAAATAATGAAATCATTTATTACCGTGATATTTCTCAGCAAAATGAATTAGAGCAATCTTATTATAATTTCGATTATGCATCTATAGATATATTATTTAATCATTTTAGTGATTATGAAAAAGAAGCCAAAAGACTAGTAGAATTGAACTTAATTTTACCTGCATATGAAGCAACTCTAAAAGCAGCACATTTGTTTAACTTATTAGATGCTAGAAATGCTATAAGTGTAACAGAAAGAGCTAATTACATTAGTAAAATAAGAAATTTATCTCGGATAGTTGCAAAATCATATTTAATGTCAAGAGAAAAATTAGGATTTCCTTTAGCAAAAAATAAATAAAATAATATGAATATAAATAACAAAAATAAATATTTATTAATAGAACTACTAACTGAAGAACTACCAGCATATTTAGAAAATCTTAGTGAAGAATTTGCTAAAAATGTTTACGATAATCTTAATAAATCAGGTTTTTTATCTAATAATTCTAGTTATCAAATTTTTGCAACACCTCGTAGAATTGCATGTCTATTTCATAATATCTTAGATGAAAGTCCAAGTTTTATCAATAAAGAAAAATTGATGCCTAAAAAAATTGGAATAACTCCAGAAGGTCAAATATCCAATATTTTATTGAAAAAATTACAAAAAAAATTCAATATAACAAACATTAATTTAGACTGTATATCTGTAGAAAAACATGAACAGCAAGAATATGTATTTTTAATAAATCATGTAAAAGGTCAATTATTAAAAAATTATTTAAAAAATATATTAAAAGATTCTTTAAATAATATTAATTTACCTAAAACAATGAGTTATCAATTAGATGATGGTTTAACAACTATCAAATTTGTTAGACCAGTTAGAAATTTATTAGTTATGCTAGATGATAATCTCATTTGTACTGAATTATTAGGATTAAATGCTACAGATTATACATATGGTCATAGAATTATGACTAATAATTCAAAAATAAAAATTACACATGCAAAAGATTATGAAAAAATTTTAGAAATAAAGGGTAAAATAATAGCATCTTTTGAAAAAAGAAAGTCTATTATCAAATATAAATTATTAGAGAAAGCTAATTTAATTGATGCTACTTTATTATTTGATAACCCAGAAACAGAAAAACTATTAAATGAAGTTACATCGTTAGTAGAATATCCTGTGATATATTTAGGAAAATTTGATAATAATTTTTTAAAGTTACCAAATGAATGTTTAATTTTAACAATGAGATTACATCAAAAATATTTCCCTTTATTTTCAAAAAAAGAAAAATCTCTAATTCATAATTTTTTAATAGTAAGTAATGTTGATAACAATAACATTATTATTGGCAATGAACGTGTTATAAAGCCAAGATTATCAGATGCACATTTTTTTTATGAACAAGATTTAAAAATATCATTAAAAGAAATGATATCCCGCTTAAGTAAAATAATTTATCATAATAAATTAGGTTCTCAATTAGATAGAACAAATAGAATAGTATTTATTGCTAAACATATTGCTAAAATATTAAATGCAGATATCAAGTTATCTGAGCAAGCTGCTAATTTATCTAAAATTGATTTATCTACTAATATGGTCAATGAATTTCCAGAATTGCAAGGTATAATGGGATCTTATTATGTTTTACAAAAAGGTTATGATCAACTTGTGTCTGATGCATTAAAAATGCAATATAATATTAAATTTTTTAATCCAATAAATAAAAAAAATATTATATCAGCTATTCTTTTTATATCAGATAGAATAGAAATGTTATTAGGTTTATTTAGCATAAATATGAAACCAAATGGAGAAAAAGATCCTTTTGGTTTAAGAAGGGCTGCTTTAGGTATTATTAGTATATATGAAAATATGTACGATTTAAATAGTATAGAAAGTAAAGAATTTGAATTAAAAGAATTATTATATACTTCAGCAAAAGCTTTTAATAATATAGATAATAGTGTTATAGAAGAAATAATCCAATTTATTTATGAAAGATATAAATATCAACTTTTATTAAAATTTCCAAAAAATATTATTGAAGCAGTTATATCTGTCCAGCCTCCTTTTAATCAAATAGCAAAACGTATTAATGATTTAGAAAAATTTGCTAAATTATCAAAAGCTAATAAATTATTTTCTATTAATAAAAGAATTAATAATATTATTAAAAATTTTAAAAATAATGAGTTTGTAATAGATATTAATTTATTAAATGATAATATAGAAAAAAAATTAGTAGAAAAAATTTACTATTTAAAACCAATTTTGCGGAATTATATTATAAATCAAGATTTTTTTTCTTATTTGAATAAAATATGTGAAATTACTAATGAAGTTAATATTTTTTTTAATGATATTTTAATCATGTCTGAGCAAATTGAATTGAAAAATAATAGAATTGCTATTTTGATAGAAATTAATAATATTATTAATAATAATATTAATATATCTAAACTGAACTGAAATATTATTAGATAAAAATGATATCTTTCATAAAGTATATTTTTATTTCATAAAAACTAGATATATAGATAAAAATTACTAGATATATAGATAAAAATTAGATTAATAAATAATTAATCTATATTGGTATTTAATAAAATTTAATTTATATTAGATAATTGTAAATATTACAAAATATTATGATACAGTAACTTTTAATATGATAATATATTGCTGTATAAAAAATTATCTGTTACTCTGTTGCTTTTTCGATTTTTTAGCAAAAATTATATACATAATAAATTATTAAAAGTGTTGATTGAATGAATAAAGTTTGGATTTCTTTGTTTTTGATATCTGCATTATCTAGTATATATCAAAGTTTAATATTAGGTAATATAGATGTTTTTCGCTTAATAGTTCTTAATATGTTTAGTATGACTAAAATGTCTGTTGATATTATGCTGATACTATTTGGTACTATTACTTTGTGGTTAGGTTTACTTAAAATTGCAGAAAATTCTGGATTAGTAAACAAAATTTCTAATTTTATTTATCCATTGTTTGAAAAAATAATGCCAGAAATACCAAAAAATCATCCAGTATTTGGTACTATTACTATGAGCTTATCAGCTAATATTTTAGGGCTAGATAATGCTTCTATTCCAATTGGATTGAGAGCTATGAAAGAATTGCAAAATATTAATCCTTATCCAGAAGAAGCTAGTAATGCTCAAATAATGTTACTTGTACTAAGTGCATCATCTTTAACAATTATACCAATAAATATATTTATGTTTAGAGCACAGCAAGGATCTATCAATCCTACGTTAGTATTTTTACCAATTATTATATCTACTAGCATTTCAACTTTAGCAGGTTTTTTTACTGTTGCTTTTTATCAAAAAATCAAAATATATGATCCAATTATATTAAAAACTATAATTTTATTTTCTTTATTTATAGGGATATTAATTGCAATTTTACTAAATTTATCTGCAGTTAGTATTTCAATACTATCTTCATTATTAGGTAATTTAACATTATTTATATTAATAATAAGTTTTATACTATATGGAACATATAAAAAAATTAATGTATATGATGCTTTCATTGATGGTGCAAAAGATGGATTTGATGTATCTAAAAATATTTTGCCATATTTAATAGCTATGCTATGCGCAGTTGGAGCGCTAAGATCTTCAGGCGCGTTGGATTATATATTGTATATAATTAAATACATATTTAATATACTTCATTGTGATTCTAGATTTGTAGATGCATTACCAACTGCAATTATGAAACCTTTTTCTGGAAGTGCTGCTAGATCTACTATGCTAGAAACTATGTCACATTTTGGAGTAGATAGCTTTCCCGCATTATTATCCGCAGTTATGCAAGGTAGTAGTGAAACTACTTTTTATTTTTTAACAGTATATTTTGGATCTATAGGCATAAAAAATTATCGACATGCTTTAGTTGGGGCTTTAGCTTCTGATATTGTAGGTATGACAACTGCTATATTAGTATGTTATTGGTTTTTTGGATAACACATTGTAAATTTTTAATTACCAGATCCATGACAGAATTTATATTTTTTACCACTTTTACAATAACATTTTTCATTCCTACCAAGTTGTAAATTTTCATTTTTTTCTGTATTAATAATTCTATTTATAGAATCATTAATATTTATATTAGAATTAATTTGATTATTAAAATATTCATATGATAATTTCATTAAATTTTTAACTAATTTTTGATATATATTATTTAACATATTTGAAAATAGATAAAAAGCATCTTTTTTATATTCTTGTATAGGATTTTTTTGCGCATATCCTCTTAAATGTATACCTTGACGTAAATATTCTAAATCTGATAAATGATCTCTCCAAAATAAATCAATTGTTTCTAAAAAAGTAATTTTTTCTATTTCTACCCAACTTTTACTTATTTTATTTTTATAATAATTATTTATTTCAAAAATAATAAACTGCAATAATTTTTCTTCAGATATATGAGGATTTGTATTAATTATATCTTGTATATCTAATTTTATACCTAATTCAATATACATTGTTTTTTCTAAATCTTGTAAATTCCAATTTTCTCTATAAGAATTAGGAATAATATATTCATGGTATAAATTAGTAACTACATCTTTTATTATATTATCTATAATTATTCTAATTTCTTCAGGAGAAGCATTAATAATTTCATCACGTTGTTTATATAATGTACGTCTTTGTTCATTATCTATATCATCATATTCTAATAAGTGTTTTCTTATATCAAAATTAAAACGTTCTACTCTACGTTGAGCTGATTCAATAGCTTTATTCACCATTTTTGCCTCAATAGCTTCATATTTAGGCAATTTTAGTTTTTCCATTATAGAGCTAATTTTATCACCAGAAAATATTTTCATTAAAGGATCTTCTAATGATAAATAAAAAATTGATGATC comes from Candidatus Kinetoplastibacterium sorsogonicusi and encodes:
- a CDS encoding HdaA/DnaA family protein; the encoded protein is MSSQLLLDILKTPKQTFKNYIVGKNSEALSAIKNISSGRAIYLWGPSGSGRTHLLKAIQHETNGIYFNHISKIDSIKNILENENNQNFSKFILIDNVHLFDKTRQSLLFTLYNKWREIATTTNAFTITLSGNLSPMFMHVREDIRTRLGWDLIFRLEPLSDSDKYTALKTQAEERGLKNIDNVLQWMLNHYERDIRKQIIVLDALDRYSLETRKPITISLLRNMLLSQGIYLL
- a CDS encoding HAD family hydrolase, with protein sequence MKYNNLVLFDLDNTLIPIDSDYQWVNFLADNSDISKLDANKIKDTNNQLMNLYNKNQLKADQTAKFMLSLLAKIDVVKLAELHEIFMLKIIRPAIKKNAISLVKNHLKNNDICVIVTATNEFVTYPIARAFGIQNLIATKLEYKFGKYTGNLDGIINFQEGKIHNVNKWLEQFGQKISDFKCSYFYSDSLNDLPLLEIVTHPIATNPSLELRQLATKRNWKIIDLFTDEDKNI
- the pcnB gene encoding polynucleotide adenylyltransferase PcnB; the encoded protein is MSSIITKFFNKIYNFCNNKKEKIIYSKNHKINISLISKNAIKICKKLRDCGYEAYIVGGAIRDILVNIKPKDFDIATNATPDEVKCIFRKSRIIGKRFKIVHVIMNQELVEVSTFRTLPSSKQILDKFGRIIRDNNFGSQKEDAERRDFTINALYYDPIKEDIIDFHNGFKDLKNKNIVIIGDAEKRYREDPIRMLRAFRFASKLNAKISDNTLKPIRNLGFLLKNIPCSRLLDEIIKIFSSGQAVKNLDFLINFGLYQQIFLYVDKKNYKEFLNIVLSYTDKRVLIGKSINPSFLLASILWPLVYDLWQIIQKKEKYIPALVIATKQILEKQNKKMNLQQKFCSEIREIFFMQPRFEKINKKNISKMIKQNKFRAACNFFLLQSIFMKKNLQLANWWMLLANSNELEKEKMIQEIFNNKNLLITNNCHKNALS
- the folK gene encoding 2-amino-4-hydroxy-6-hydroxymethyldihydropteridine diphosphokinase encodes the protein MLYHKIHTVYLSLGSNLGDSLFTVKLSIIYIQNIQGILTCKSSPFYKTEPINSTGSYYINTVLMIKTTLSPHILLKKLQFIENLLGRVRNFKNEPRTIDIDILLYDNLKIKTKKLIIPHPLMHLRLFVLKPLFDINPLIKLPMGNIHIFLNKTKNQLIEKI
- the glyQ gene encoding glycine--tRNA ligase subunit alpha: MITFQNLIFKLQNYWDQNGCSILQPYDMEVGAGTSHTATFLKSIGPEPWHAAYVQPSRRPKDGRYGNNPNRLQMYYQFQVVLKPAPVNIIDLYIESLKYIGIDTNNDIRFVEDNWENPTLGAWGLGWEVWLNGMEVTQFTYFQQVGSLECILTTGEITYGLERIAMYIQGVDNVYDIIWNVRKNNEIIYYRDISQQNELEQSYYNFDYASIDILFNHFSDYEKEAKRLVELNLILPAYEATLKAAHLFNLLDARNAISVTERANYISKIRNLSRIVAKSYLMSREKLGFPLAKNK
- the glyS gene encoding glycine--tRNA ligase subunit beta, whose product is MNINNKNKYLLIELLTEELPAYLENLSEEFAKNVYDNLNKSGFLSNNSSYQIFATPRRIACLFHNILDESPSFINKEKLMPKKIGITPEGQISNILLKKLQKKFNITNINLDCISVEKHEQQEYVFLINHVKGQLLKNYLKNILKDSLNNINLPKTMSYQLDDGLTTIKFVRPVRNLLVMLDDNLICTELLGLNATDYTYGHRIMTNNSKIKITHAKDYEKILEIKGKIIASFEKRKSIIKYKLLEKANLIDATLLFDNPETEKLLNEVTSLVEYPVIYLGKFDNNFLKLPNECLILTMRLHQKYFPLFSKKEKSLIHNFLIVSNVDNNNIIIGNERVIKPRLSDAHFFYEQDLKISLKEMISRLSKIIYHNKLGSQLDRTNRIVFIAKHIAKILNADIKLSEQAANLSKIDLSTNMVNEFPELQGIMGSYYVLQKGYDQLVSDALKMQYNIKFFNPINKKNIISAILFISDRIEMLLGLFSINMKPNGEKDPFGLRRAALGIISIYENMYDLNSIESKEFELKELLYTSAKAFNNIDNSVIEEIIQFIYERYKYQLLLKFPKNIIEAVISVQPPFNQIAKRINDLEKFAKLSKANKLFSINKRINNIIKNFKNNEFVIDINLLNDNIEKKLVEKIYYLKPILRNYIINQDFFSYLNKICEITNEVNIFFNDILIMSEQIELKNNRIAILIEINNIINNNINISKLN
- a CDS encoding nucleoside recognition domain-containing protein, translated to MNKVWISLFLISALSSIYQSLILGNIDVFRLIVLNMFSMTKMSVDIMLILFGTITLWLGLLKIAENSGLVNKISNFIYPLFEKIMPEIPKNHPVFGTITMSLSANILGLDNASIPIGLRAMKELQNINPYPEEASNAQIMLLVLSASSLTIIPINIFMFRAQQGSINPTLVFLPIIISTSISTLAGFFTVAFYQKIKIYDPIILKTIILFSLFIGILIAILLNLSAVSISILSSLLGNLTLFILIISFILYGTYKKINVYDAFIDGAKDGFDVSKNILPYLIAMLCAVGALRSSGALDYILYIIKYIFNILHCDSRFVDALPTAIMKPFSGSAARSTMLETMSHFGVDSFPALLSAVMQGSSETTFYFLTVYFGSIGIKNYRHALVGALASDIVGMTTAILVCYWFFG